The following DNA comes from Theileria parva strain Muguga chromosome 3 map unlocalized ctg_531, whole genome shotgun sequence.
AAAgaatcattttcatcaatATATGATATTGTTGCCTCATCTCCTTCCCTTATATCACACAACGGGATTATCTACGACTTAATTATGTCGGTGTTTAATACATTTGCTATGTTGTTTTTTCCATAATCCACCTCTAAGTTTGGTGCACACGAATGGTTCATCTTTGAGATAAAATTGAAGAGTCCCAACCCTATTATATCTGGAAACAATTCCTTCctaagtattttaaattagatTTCTGGTTACGATTCTATTAGTTGATTCAAATCCTTAGGCACCTCTTCTACTCctaaattacaaataattataattttgacAGTTAACCtctgattattttatacacatcTATCAAATCCTGAAGTTTTAATTATGTAACCTTTTAATACCTTCGACAACATATAAACTAGTTCTTTCCCCTTATCGTCCTTTAACAAGTTGTAAagtaaatcatttaaaGGATTTTGTATCTCGATATCAACACAAACCAGGTCCATTATACCCTgagtttaatttattaatagttttaGAATGTGGATTTTGTGTAAACAAGTTACCAGAAGCCCGAGATAAAAGCCTACAGAGAAAAGGCTTTCAACATCTTCTCCGTTTTCGATTGCCATGTTCTTAAATCTTTTAAGGCATGTTTCAAGAATATTGAAGGATTCTGAAGCTctaaaatgatatatttatttatcctAACATGTCCAGTGGGTTTGTTGAATTAGAGTCAAAAGTTGAAAGTTTGTCCCTTTAAGATTATTATGCGTCTTAAACTAACCATGGTATACTCCAAAATTCATTTAGTTTAGTTATCCACTCTTTAATCGGCTTGTTACGATAAATAGAGTCATAcagtatatttatgtaaattaaaccTAAACTATTCActtaattaattagttaCCAGCAAAGTAAAAATTCTCATGGGTCTTCAAGGCATatctaaaaaaatatttataaaattacaaaccTTTCAAATAACCGCCATGTTTCCTTTTCTTCATCCTTCATGAGTTTACAGAGGGTATCATGTGTACCAGATGCCGCCTTAATTATTGTgttttagataaaaaattacctctaAACATTCCTTACTGcagaaaataaaatcacAATTTGAATTGCACTTCATAACTTTTACACCTTCAATTTTCTGTTAGAagttgtaaaaatattgtaaatttacagGAAATTGATGCTTGAATGAGTTAATTTTAGCCTCTAGTTCGGGGCTGACGTATTTCCCCTCCCtaaatatgttttaaaattaacattctcttaattttaatttacattttaagaACATGGTTCAAATTTTCGACCAATGATCCGATGTTCATAAAACAGTTAGAACAACATATGGCTGATTTTCTAAAAGTAATTGATAGTTGTATTTAAACTAACcttgaataataatgtgtgtATGAGAATATCGGTTTATCTTGTAATTTAGACTCACTAGCCTTTAAATCCTTAAGTAATATGATTCCATTGCCTTTTCCAGAACTAATCAATTTTGTGGAGAATAAATCTCCAGGATCTTGAACACAATCcataaaacaataaattacatatctaagattatttttattaaaatgaataaaaatttgatgaaCTTAAGTACATTCAtgttaatgtgtaagtcccaatataaataagaatcactaaatatttaatgcTGAACTTtttttatgtaaaatataaatctctttttaaaataatcgCAATTTTGacttttaatattttatgttaCTGTAGAACAGTCCACTcaattagtaaaaatgattataCAATCTCAAATAATCTAAAACTTTATCCCTATTCTTTCGTAAATTTTCGTCCTTCCCCCGAAATGTCCCAAATACTAAAAAAGAAGAAGCTGGATTCTTCATCTTCTGAGGATTTTATCCCTACCAAAAGGATCACAACTTTAGAAGAGCttaaaaagtattttattcgtggtttaaattaacttttaGTTACGAACGTCTGGAGGAAAGGACTAAAGTGACTATTACTAAGGATAAGATACCATTATTTGCCAAAAATGATATGTTCAGGTATTGTTAACACCaatattattgaattttaGAAACACCGTTAGGAACCCGTTAAATTCAATTGACtactataaaaatgacGAAAGTGATATCAGAACATATATTCtaaaaagtaattttaatcattttgACTAAATTGTGCAGGATGGGATTTGCTCCCTTCACCTTTGAGAGACCTCATCACCAATGAATCAATTGATCATTCAACAGTCACccataaaataaaatatgaagATATTACAACAGGTTTGATTGTACggatttaatatatttagaGGAGGCCTTTAAATTGGTGGTGAATGACGATATTGGAGTCATGGTAGGATTCGAAACTGTAGGCCACATAGCACACCTGAATGTCCCTGAGGAGAGGTCGTCCATAAAGAAACTTATCgcaaaaattataatagaTGTAAGGacttatttataaaattttaaaatgtttagaAACACAAACACATAAAAACTGTAATAAATAAGAGGTCTGAAGTCCAGAACCAGTTCAGAACAATGGACATTGAACTGCTGGCTGGAGAAGAGAATTACATCGcaaatttggtaatttttgttatattaATGAGTTTTAGGTTGAAAAcggattaaaatttgaggTTGATTTTGCAAACGTTTACTGGAACTCTAGGTAATTCACGGTTCACTAATCAGTATTTAGACTAATTAATGAAAGGGCTAGGATACGAGGTCTTTTAGATCCTGACGATATAGTTGGTTAGTTTCCAAATGAAACAATCATTGTTAGTTGACATGTTCGCAGGAGCAGGTCCATTTGCCATTTATGCCTCGAAAAAGGGCTGCAGCGTACTTgcaaatgatttaaatcCTATTGGTATAGTTTGAgtatttacaaaatattacaGGTGCAACTTACATGAAAAGGAAcattgaaataaataaagtaCATGACTTGGTCAAGGTATTTAATATGGATGGAAGGGAGTTTTTGATCGACGTCATTAAGAAGAATAAGATACTTGACAAAAAAACGCTAGAGTGTGATGGAATGGCGCTGAAGGCTAGTGGAAAAGTTCACTTAATAATGAACCTACCCAAAATAGCAATTGAGTTCCTTGGTAATTTAGTCATGAAACATAGGTTTTCAGACACATTGATTGGATTGGCAGATAATATTGAAGAGGAGAACATGAGAAAGCTGTTAGTACACTGTTACTGTTTCAGTGCTTCAGAAGAATATGAAAAAGAGATCGAGCAACGGTTATATAAATCTATTGGTAGAAAATTACCAGAATATACAATAACACACGTAAGAGGAGTTTCACCTAAGAAACAAATGTATTGCATCGAGTTTGAGTGCCCAATTTCAATATTGAGGGGGAATAAGGAGTAGAAGGATGATATTAATGTTGAAAAGGATagaatgtgtataattatatcACTCCATATCgtgaaattaattttagtataattttttaaaataatttatatatgatATAACTTTGTAAGTTGTTTGAATCTCAGTATATGCTATTGACACATTTTTCTTCCCCATCTATTAACTCGTTGAATACCCCATCCTATGCTTTAAGGAAAATACTACAgtttactatataatcaatctcttaatttttaaaattatatccTATGTAGATAAGTTCATCTCGTTCTTTTGACTTTCAAgacaaaattttacttcTTTTATGCCAAACAACActacaaaaaattatttaccgATAAAAACCTATTAAACTTTTTGAGTTAATAcctataaatttatacatcTGACAATTGAATATGGTATGTTTTGATTCTCCTAATTTAACCTTCAGGGCCGTGTAAGAACTAAGACAGTCAAGCGTGCTGCACGTCAAATAGTCGAGAAATACTATGGAAAGTAAGTAAAACACTCATCaaatgtataattattttttagactTGGATTAGATTTTCAGTACAATAAGAAGGTCGCAGAGGAAGTCGCCCTGATCCCCTCAAAGCGTATGAGGAACAAAGTCGCTGGCTTTATTACGGTATGCccaattaattatataaataatgtttagCACTTGATGAGGAGGATTCAAAAGGGACCAGTTAGAGGAATCTCTCTAAAACTCCAGGAAGAGGAGCGTGAAAGAAGGATGGATTACATTCCTGAAAAGTCTGAACTCGAAGTCCCAGTAATTCAAGTGGATCAGGACACCGCTGATATGTTAAACTTTTTGAAGATTTCTCTTCCGAATCTCAAAGTTATGTCATTTAACGCTCACGAACATCGTGAAAGACACTAAATAGAATATtctaattttatctttGTGTAATATTCACTTCTAGTGTTCATTTTCcctattattttattcatggATTTTTTATTACCCACGGATTTTCCATGTATATCTATTTATCTGCACACAGTATGTATGATTGTCTAGCATAAAAATCCCTTAAAATTGAGTCACGGATCATTAATAAAGGTTCACACACCCTCAAAAATGGGACTAtttcttaaaatttagcaaaattatcaatctacttctataaaataatcttttaaaaatacaattagttatttatcaataGTGTGTGTAAGAGTAAAAGTTGGTgtcaaattaaaaataaataggGCCAGATCACATTAGTATTCAGTAGATCCATATTAAATCTATTAAGATTAGATGGCTATATATCAAAATCTATTCATATTATtgctaaaaaataataaatattgttGTTTAAAACTTCTTTAACGTTAATCGATGTTGATTCTAGACATATTTGATATTCACGATTCTTTCAATATTTTGGCACGAGAATCACATATCCACCTTAAActgttacacatttacatGATCcttcattaaattaaaaaattacaagataaaataagtatTTTCTGTATTTTTACTTCATTTACCTATGGGGAGTAAAAGCTGCTTTTTTCTTTCCGAAATCTTAGatcctaaaaataaaattccGATCAATAGTAAAAAGTCAATTTCGTGCATAGAACGTGTAAAATTGAGGATATAACAGGGTTTTATTCTGAAAATCCCTTTTATTCTTTTACTTGACATCAACATCAAAGCTCTCTAGATCCTAAgtttgtgtaaaataccaaacaaaaaattttgatattcatccaaataatttgtaatgGCTGAACCAGTCACAGCTCCATCAGAAAATACCGATTCTATTTCAAGTACAGATGGATCTAACACACAGTTTGGAGACCATGGGTTTCCTTGGTTTCATAGATTTATGGATAAACACCATCCTAAGCTAGTTAAAACTGCTTTATTCTTTTCTGGACTAACCCTTCTCTTCCCCCTAAGAATAGGGTTAAATAGTGCATCATACTGTCTTAAACGATTTAAACTGGACGAAGAATTCTTTAGTCTGTATGTAAACAGGGTTCACAATGCTATGGAGATTGGTTGTATGCTTGCAGTTACCATTGGGAACATATATGTTCTATCATATGGGAAATACATGGAGGCAATATCCATAGCTATCAACTGGTTGGTATTCTTGTTTGAGATTGTCTTATTGGTTGTCTTTATAAGCGGTGGAGTGCTCGGGAGGTTAACTATGTTTTATTGGTCATTAGTAGCTTCTACATTTATATACGGACTAAATCAAGTGTGTGCATTTAAGATGGGAGGAGAAGATATCGTGTATTTTATGGCTTCCATGCCCATTTCGGGTATTTTGACATCCTTCATGCAATTCTGTTTTTTGCGTGCTTTTGGAGACAGGAATATTTATAACACTGATTTACTTGTGGTCGCTTTTCAGTTGGGTGTATTTATATTCATCAGCTTAATAAGTGCGTCAATATGGACCTTGGCATATTTGGAACAAATTCcgaagaataaaaattcaaaaaaatTAGACGATTcgaatgataaaaataaaacaattacAACATGTTCCTCTTCAAATTCAATTGCACAAACAAAACCAAACGACTCAAAAGGGGATGGATCAActgatgaaaataaaatggaAACAGAATCCAAAAAGTTTACTCCTCATGCAATTTCTGGAatgttaatgtgtataattgGTCTCGGAATAATTTATGCAGTTTACCCAGGTATTGCTCCAGGACAGATTATGGACTTTGAAAACCTGCAAAGGTTAGAAATGATAAACTTGATTGTTTCAGCTCTTCCATCGTTGATTATAGCTTTGATTTCAGAAGTTACAAATTATGGGCCTAATAAACCATGGAAAGGGGGTAACTCTTTCTGGCACggatttattattttcgTTATCATCGAAATTGCAGTTGGTATTATGATTATCTTTTCATTACACCACAAACATACAGCATTAGCACGATCGATTATTGGGAAACCTGTAATGGCTTCATTTTTGACAATGACGTACTTCACATGCCACATTATTGCGATTGGAGTAGGATTCCCAGGAGTTGACGCCAACTCAAACGGGACCATCGGAACAGTTAACCTGTTCCTATCACTCTTGTTCATGAATCTATTAGAGTTGCTTGGTGAAGGATATGTAGTGGAATACAAGAAATACACCGAAACCACCTGGCCCACAGGCGGAATGACTGACTGTGAAGCCTTAAGATTCTGGCTTAGGCGGGCAGCTGCAAATGCATGGATAAGCTTAAAATCAAGCGTAACAACGGATGTACGAAGAAAATTACTATCATCTGTGAGATGACGAAGAAACgaattatttattcatggttatatgtatatatgtATGGAGGGAAATTGaggtatagttaatagtaagATTATGAActgattaatttttaatagaGGATTTCGCCTTAATTAAAACTGATTAAGGTAGGCTTTTGCTTATTTTATAGAAATCAGACCTGATAGGGTCTAGAATAGCCATTTGATGGAGGACCTAAAGAAGTATAAAAGTGCACTGATACCTCTTCATCtggttttaattttttcagaAGCCTTAGAAGTTGAAGAGAAGGAGGttgtaattttatgatTTTAACGAGGCATATACTCAGAGGACCCTCacctaaaataatataaatatataaaacaaaCATTCACAGTTAGTCATAATACACTTATTGTACGATTTCTCGAGAAATTGAACCATATCTATTATGTATGAACACAATCCTTCATTATCAGTTCTCTTTAAAAGCCTTTGAAAGTCTTTGCCTAGCTCTTTAACCATGAAATCTAAATCAAAATCATCTTTAAAGTACTTGAAGATAAAATTCTTGTAATTCCAGGCTGAGTTGTTGTATACATCGCCTGAAACTAAGAATTCTACAAATTCAAGTTCTTTGAACAAGTCTAGAACACCAAATTTCCGAACAAGCCAAGTCCTAACTCTATTAAATTAAGCCTATACTTACAAATAACCCCATGCACACTGATTCTTAGGTGACGTTGAGATCTCCAGTTTGACATACTCAATCTCGTTAAAGCCAGATTTTGCTAGAGTACAGATGTTCCTTCTGTGATTCCAAGGCTGAAGTGCTATTTATCTAATCATTGTACAAACTTGGAAAGCCTTAATAGATTCCATAGTTATTTTCCTAGTAAAatctaaataattaatttagagTAAATAATCACACCCAGTTCCTCTCTCAAGTCCATATCAAGAGATTTCATACATTCATTGCGATAGTACCATGCCGTATAATCAGCCgagttaaatttaattattatagttgTTAGGTACAAGCCCCTAGTACTAAATTCCCTATTTTTGATTAGCACCTTGAAAAACGATTTAGCTCTGAATTctacaaatatttttatggaaatccatttttatttattattatctatTAGATTACCTAGTATATCCAGTTTAAGTTCAAATAATAAGGGTTCGTTGGATTTTTTTTCAATTAACTCAAGGTCCTCCCAAACTTTATCATCATTGAGCATATCAAGGTCCACCTCAAATGGTTCAGGAGGGAAGTTTAGTCTTTCACAGGTAACCTGAGTATTTACACCCTCGCATTCCTTTAACACATCCAAGTCAGCCTCCATTGTAGCTATATACTGGGCCACTTATGCTGGTGTATTCCCTTACTGTCAGGCCAAATTGACTTCTCGTCGGGATGGGTCAAGAAGTGACTTTTGTATTTTTGCTTTATCTCACTAATCTTTTTCTTTCGAGAAACTTTATCCAAATAGTAGTTCCTCCTCCTCAAATATAAAGTATCAACAAATCTATTTCTAGTCTTAAAACATTTGACCAGGGAAGGGTCCTCTTGTAGTAGTAATCTTAGCCTATTCCTAAGCTGCACATCCACTTTTATGTCCTTCTTGGGTGAAAAATTTTCTTCCAAAGCCTTCAAAGtatctaataaattatcaaagtaagaaattagaaattttttacattttataaaggGAAAATATTTGGGATTTTCAAACTTTGAAGTGAAACACTTATCAACATGGAAAGTTAGAGGAGATTCtctgaaaattaaataatataaacaGAATGTATCTTGAATTGTAATTGAGTCTGAGAATGTGTAGGAATCAACAGATTCTAGGAAGGATTTTATGGAATCCTTGTTAGAACTAAATTTAGTAACCGTATTCCACAAGTCTAAGATAGCAGGGTCGTCTTGTTTCCTTTTAAACCGTGATATCTGCATAGCAATATAATGGCGGAGGGTGAAGTCCATGTGCAAATACTTGCTAGGCCAGTACCACCTACATCTACTGGGACCTTGCAAGGGTTTAAGCCACTCCTCGTCCCCAACAAAACctatttaaacatttaaaatttattttatgtattttaagAAAGTTTTCTTGAATAACTGTACGAACCAGTGTTATGGCCAAAGATTGATAACTTGGCAGAGTTGATTGTGTTATTCcatgaatttttatataatttggcGCTCCTAACcaatttatctaaattacTCAAGGAAGTTCTTCccataaatttacatattttttactttaattttcataaaattgttttatgTAGTGTTAGAAATGTGTATGGAAGTTtagaaattatttttttaaagaaCTACTAAGTTACTTTCAATAGGGTGAATTTAGGGATTCTCCTGTAAGAATCCTTTGTATTTGAGAATCTTGTGTAACTCCCTCTCCTAAATGTCAAccatattaattaattacaCGTACCAGGTGTTGCTGATCCTTTATCATTTGTTCTTGagtttcattaaatttcttGAGTTTCTCACTAATTCTTTTGATCTTGAGTGAAATAAGCTTTGGTAAAGCTTGACTTATTCTGTCTTCCTCCATTGAAGCCAGTTCTCCTGACCTTGAAGCGGCAGCGTCCAAAGCTGCCTTGG
Coding sequences within:
- the SMYD5 gene encoding SET domain protein, producing MDCVQDPGDLFSTKLISSGKGNGIILLKDLKASESKLQDKPIFSYTHYYSRKSAICCSNCFMNIGSLVENLNHVLKMEGKYVSPELEAKINSFKHQFPKIEGVKVMKCNSNCDFIFCSKECLEAASGTHDTLCKLMKDEEKETWRLFERYALKTHENFYFAGLIYINILYDSIYRNKPIKEWITKLNEFWSIPWDKLSTFDSNSTNPLDIASESFNILETCLKRFKNMAIENGEDVESLFSVGFYLGLLGIMDLVCVDIEIQNPLNDLLYNLLKDDKGKELVYMLSKDLIDVYKIIRGVEEVPKDLNQLIESKELFPDIIGLGLFNFISKMNHSCAPNLEVDYGKNNIANIIPLCDIREGDEATISYIDENDSFENRQEKLLKNYGFVCECTKCTLEGSNNNLEMKS
- a CDS encoding Met-10+ like-family protein, with protein sequence MSQILKKKKLDSSSSEDFIPTKRITTLEELKNYERLEERTKVTITKDKIPLFAKNDMFRNTVRNPLNSIDYYKNDESDIRTYILKRWDLLPSPLRDLITNESIDHSTVTHKIKYEDITTEEAFKLVVNDDIGVMVGFETVGHIAHLNVPEERSSIKKLIAKIIIDKHKHIKTVINKRSEVQNQFRTMDIELLAGEENYIANLVENGLKFEVDFANVYWNSRLINERARIRGLLDPDDIVVDMFAGAGPFAIYASKKGCSVLANDLNPIGATYMKRNIEINKVHDLVKVFNMDGREFLIDVIKKNKILDKKTLECDGMALKASGKVHLIMNLPKIAIEFLDTLIGLADNIEEENMRKLLVHCYCFSASEEYEKEIEQRLYKSIGRKLPEYTITHVRGVSPKKQMYCIEFECPISILRGNKE
- the RPS17 gene encoding 40S ribosomal protein S17; protein product: MGRVRTKTVKRAARQIVEKYYGKLGLDFQYNKKVAEEVALIPSKRMRNKVAGFITHLMRRIQKGPVRGISLKLQEEERERRMDYIPEKSELEVPVIQVDQDTADMLNFLKISLPNLKVMSFNAHEHRERH
- the Fnta gene encoding Protein prenyltransferase alpha subunit repeat family protein — protein: MEADLDVLKECEGVNTQVTCERLNFPPEPFEVDLDMLNDDKVWEDLELIEKKSNEPLLFELKLDILEFRAKSFFKVLIKNREFSTRGLYLTTIIIKFNSADYTAWYYRNECMKSLDMDLREELDFTRKITMESIKAFQPWNHRRNICTLAKSGFNEIEYVKLEISTSPKNQCAWGYLTWLVRKFGVLDLFKELEFVEFLVSGDVYNNSAWNYKNFIFKYFKDDFDLDFMVKELGKDFQRLLKRTDNEGLCSYIIDMVQFLEKSYNKCIMTNCECEGPLSICLVKIIKLQPPSLQLLRLLKKLKPDEEVLHQMAILDPIRSDFYKISKSLP